In the genome of uncultured Campylobacter sp., one region contains:
- a CDS encoding polyphenol oxidase family protein → MDKIGICRENLELVLDGHGVLAGFSTREGGVSGGAYASLNLGDHVGDDPQNVAQNREILAAALGIAPRNLKFMRQIHSNKVEILCAGSDEISPCDGLVTDLRGVALCVLVADCSPVLIADERRGVVAAVHAGRAGVIGRICTNAINLMSKRFGCVAAELKVFVGANIKARNYELGGLDLGEFERYKTQGYFDMNAALRDELAAAGVRNVKFDPRCTFESERHFSYRRDGVTGRFCGFVMNKLCGLKAKIRI, encoded by the coding sequence ATGGACAAAATCGGAATTTGCAGAGAAAATCTTGAGCTCGTATTGGATGGGCACGGCGTGCTAGCGGGCTTTAGCACGCGCGAAGGAGGCGTAAGCGGCGGAGCTTACGCGAGCTTAAATTTAGGGGATCACGTGGGCGACGATCCGCAAAACGTCGCGCAAAACCGCGAAATTTTAGCCGCCGCGCTCGGTATCGCACCTCGAAATTTAAAATTTATGCGTCAGATCCACTCAAACAAAGTTGAAATTTTATGCGCAGGTAGCGATGAAATCTCGCCCTGCGACGGCCTAGTGACCGATCTGCGCGGCGTGGCGCTGTGTGTGCTGGTAGCGGACTGTTCGCCCGTGCTGATCGCTGATGAGCGGCGCGGCGTGGTTGCTGCGGTGCATGCGGGGCGCGCGGGCGTGATAGGGCGGATCTGCACGAATGCGATAAATTTGATGAGCAAGCGCTTCGGCTGCGTCGCTGCGGAGCTGAAGGTATTCGTGGGCGCGAATATCAAGGCGCGAAATTACGAACTTGGCGGGCTCGATCTGGGCGAGTTTGAGCGCTATAAAACGCAGGGGTATTTCGATATGAACGCCGCGCTGCGCGATGAGCTCGCAGCTGCGGGGGTGCGAAACGTTAAATTTGATCCGCGCTGCACTTTTGAGAGCGAGCGGCATTTTTCCTACCGCAGAGACGGCGTCACGGGGCGCTTCTGCGGCTTTGTGATGAATAAGCTATGTGGATTAAAAGCAAAAATTAGGATATAA